From the genome of Segatella hominis, one region includes:
- a CDS encoding DUF4230 domain-containing protein gives MKRIEIIIILVLVIIIGGSLYWLARDTHVEGENVGQTQLSPTQIRTIENIGQWEFLSISDEELIDTTRHGFFGDDKLVRIYYGTLRLGIDMKDVKEGWMETEKDTIVCTLPPIKLLDHNFIDEAKTQSFFETGDWTGKDRQKLYEQAYNAMRIRCLTNTNISTAEENAQIQFYKMLKAMGFTNVKVRFEEEHKK, from the coding sequence ATGAAGAGAATAGAAATCATCATTATATTAGTACTTGTCATTATAATAGGTGGAAGTCTATATTGGTTGGCAAGAGATACTCATGTGGAAGGAGAAAACGTGGGGCAGACACAACTGTCTCCTACACAAATCCGCACTATAGAGAACATCGGGCAATGGGAATTTCTATCAATCAGTGACGAAGAACTCATTGATACAACAAGGCATGGCTTCTTCGGTGACGATAAGTTAGTACGTATCTATTATGGTACACTTCGGCTTGGCATTGATATGAAAGATGTAAAAGAAGGTTGGATGGAAACAGAGAAAGATACAATTGTCTGTACACTACCTCCAATCAAATTACTGGATCATAATTTTATTGACGAAGCAAAAACCCAGTCTTTTTTTGAAACCGGCGACTGGACAGGAAAAGACAGGCAAAAACTATATGAGCAAGCTTACAATGCAATGAGAATACGATGCTTAACAAATACAAACATATCAACAGCAGAAGAAAATGCTCAGATTCAATTCTACAAGATGCTCAAGGCTATGGGGTTTACAAATGTAAAAGTTAGATTTGAAGAAGAACATAAGAAATAA
- a CDS encoding alanine/glycine:cation symporter family protein, with product MDAINDFFLAFSSFLWGWPMIILLLGTHIFLTVRLRFPQRKILKAIKLSLKKDKNATGDVSQFGALATALAATIGTGNIIGVATAIALGGPGAVLWCWLTGVFGISTKYAEGLLAVKYRVKTRRGRMLGGPMYALEKGLGWKWLAILFAIFAALASFGIGSTVQANAISSLVENQYGISPYITGAIVTILGAAVILGGVKTISKVCGMLVPFMALFYVIGCIYILFVNHAYLLPALKVILESAFTTKAAGGGFAGSTLMMAARYGIARGLFSNESGLGSAPIVAAAAQTRNPVRQALVSSTGTFWDTVIICALTGLVITSSIIAYPDIDYHNGAALTKAAFSKIPYIGAPLLTFGLATFAFSTTLGWSYYGERCVEYLKGKKWMLCYRMLYIASIFAGSVISLGLVWNIADCMNALMAIPNLVSLLCLSGIIVHETRKYLWRDRLDRDMEENEIEELEEIEKIQPQMEEEHPKK from the coding sequence ATGGATGCAATCAACGATTTTTTCTTAGCTTTCAGTTCATTCCTTTGGGGATGGCCTATGATTATCCTTCTGTTAGGAACCCATATATTCCTGACTGTCCGATTACGTTTTCCGCAACGTAAGATATTGAAAGCTATCAAGCTTTCCCTCAAGAAGGATAAGAACGCAACAGGAGACGTATCACAGTTTGGTGCCCTGGCTACAGCGCTTGCTGCAACTATCGGAACAGGTAATATCATCGGTGTTGCCACGGCCATTGCGCTGGGTGGTCCGGGTGCTGTACTATGGTGCTGGCTTACAGGTGTATTTGGTATATCCACAAAATATGCAGAAGGATTACTTGCAGTAAAATATCGAGTAAAAACGAGACGAGGACGCATGCTGGGTGGACCTATGTATGCATTAGAGAAAGGATTGGGCTGGAAATGGCTGGCCATTCTTTTTGCAATCTTTGCTGCATTGGCTTCTTTTGGAATAGGAAGTACCGTACAGGCTAATGCTATATCTTCTCTGGTAGAAAACCAATATGGAATATCACCATACATTACGGGAGCCATCGTTACTATTCTTGGCGCAGCCGTAATTCTCGGTGGTGTAAAGACAATCTCAAAAGTATGCGGTATGTTAGTCCCTTTCATGGCACTCTTCTATGTCATCGGATGCATATACATTCTCTTTGTCAACCATGCCTATCTGTTGCCTGCCCTCAAGGTTATCCTGGAGTCAGCCTTTACTACCAAAGCTGCAGGAGGCGGCTTTGCGGGAAGCACATTGATGATGGCTGCACGTTATGGTATCGCACGTGGCCTTTTTTCTAATGAGTCTGGTTTGGGATCTGCCCCTATTGTTGCTGCAGCTGCACAAACCCGCAATCCTGTACGCCAGGCATTGGTATCTTCAACCGGTACTTTCTGGGACACAGTCATCATCTGTGCGTTAACAGGATTAGTAATTACCTCCAGTATCATTGCCTATCCAGATATAGACTATCATAATGGTGCAGCACTTACCAAAGCCGCATTCAGTAAAATCCCTTATATCGGTGCCCCTCTTTTAACTTTCGGACTGGCGACTTTTGCTTTCAGTACGACATTGGGATGGAGCTATTACGGAGAGCGTTGCGTGGAATATCTTAAGGGCAAAAAGTGGATGTTATGCTATCGAATGCTATACATCGCAAGTATCTTTGCAGGAAGTGTTATCAGTCTCGGTCTCGTGTGGAACATAGCAGACTGCATGAATGCACTCATGGCCATTCCAAACCTGGTATCCCTGCTATGCCTCAGCGGAATTATCGTACACGAAACCAGAAAGTATCTCTGGAGAGACAGACTTGATAGGGATATGGAAGAAAACGAGATAGAGGAACTGGAAGAAATCGAAAAGATTCAACCACAAATGGAAGAAGAACATCCAAAGAAATAA
- a CDS encoding GNAT family N-acetyltransferase codes for MKIKIENATPDMASHIASLIMEAMNAECCQNFAGPKHTLVDFHRMMTRLVEMEDSQYSYRNVLAAYTSGGILAGICVAYDGGKLHQLRRRFYEAALEAFGIDYTGMTDETEDGEFYIDSLAVSSNFRGKGIASQLLQATIERGAEFGIPTVGLLVDKGNPKAEALYQRLGFVYVNDSTWGGHPMRHLQYKHD; via the coding sequence ATGAAGATAAAAATAGAAAATGCTACGCCTGACATGGCTTCTCATATAGCATCGCTCATCATGGAGGCGATGAATGCTGAGTGTTGTCAAAACTTTGCTGGACCTAAGCATACATTGGTTGACTTTCATCGCATGATGACCCGTTTGGTCGAGATGGAAGATAGCCAATATAGTTATCGTAATGTCTTGGCTGCCTATACCTCTGGTGGCATATTGGCTGGTATCTGTGTTGCTTATGATGGTGGTAAACTCCATCAGCTCCGTCGCCGATTCTATGAAGCAGCATTGGAAGCTTTCGGAATTGATTATACAGGCATGACTGATGAGACAGAGGATGGTGAGTTCTATATTGACAGTCTCGCCGTCTCCAGTAATTTCCGTGGAAAGGGCATTGCTTCTCAGTTGCTTCAGGCTACTATTGAGCGTGGGGCAGAATTTGGAATACCAACAGTCGGTTTGCTTGTCGATAAAGGTAATCCTAAAGCTGAGGCTCTCTATCAGCGTCTTGGTTTTGTTTATGTAAATGATTCTACATGGGGGGGACATCCGATGAGGCATTTACAGTATAAGCATGACTGA
- a CDS encoding glycoside hydrolase family 2 TIM barrel-domain containing protein: protein MNKKKIFSLALMSGLFALQMSAREHQSFDKDWLFILADSSGMQKTAYSDGHWRSLNLPHDWAIEGDFSPSNPSGASGGALPGGIGWYRKHFSLNSHEKYDRFTITFDGVYMNSTVFINGHKLGTRPYGYSTFEYDLTPYINKEGDNVIAVKVDNSDQPNSRWYSGCGIYRHVWITKTMKAAYIPQWGQYVSTTPKGDVKVKVDFLTTDQKLKISVRNTIYDADGRVVARSQGSQEQKLKVKNPHRWDIGKGYLYTLKSELVANGKVVDEVTTTTGFRDVRFDAKKGFFLNGKNIKINGVCEHHDFGCLGAALNEDAMHRKLTILRDMGVNAIRSSHNPPAPELLNMCDSMGILVMDESFDMWRRKKSNGDYARFFDEWHQRDLSDLVKRDRNHPSIIMWSIGNEVLEQWSDAAADTLTLEQANLILNAGHDASSLAHSDELSVNSLLTQHLASIVKEHDPWGCRPVTAGCNEPDPKNHLFKSGAIDVIGFNYHHQWVKDVPKNFPNKPFILSESVSALQTRGYYMMPSDSIYTAPKAWWLPYSDPSYKCSAYDNMHASWSSTHEETWDVVKHNDFVGGQFIWTGFDYIGEPTPYAYPARSSYFGIIDLAGLPKDSYYMYQSEWTQKNVLHLFPHWNWIPGQTIDMWCYYNHADEVELFVNGKSQGIRKKRIFKADNVGKEYEKSTEYHVVWRVKFEPGEVKVVARKNGKQVAVQSIQTAGAPDHIVLKKTYQGNLAYGSSEPTTFVEVNVVDKDGNLCPRAENQIFFSSDAHILGTDNGCQTSLERFTDPKRKAFFGKCIVVLKGKGTLKAQAPDLKEAILNF from the coding sequence ATGAATAAGAAAAAAATATTTAGCTTAGCTTTGATGAGTGGACTTTTCGCTCTTCAGATGAGTGCCCGCGAACATCAGTCTTTTGATAAAGATTGGCTTTTCATTTTAGCCGATAGTTCCGGTATGCAGAAAACTGCGTATTCTGATGGGCATTGGCGAAGTTTAAATCTACCTCACGATTGGGCGATAGAGGGTGACTTCTCTCCATCAAATCCTTCGGGTGCCAGTGGTGGTGCTCTTCCGGGAGGTATTGGATGGTATCGCAAGCATTTCTCTCTGAATTCTCACGAAAAGTACGACCGCTTTACTATCACCTTCGATGGTGTATATATGAACTCCACCGTCTTCATCAATGGACATAAACTCGGTACACGTCCTTATGGATATAGCACTTTTGAATACGATCTTACACCTTATATTAATAAGGAGGGCGATAACGTAATTGCCGTGAAGGTAGATAACAGCGACCAACCGAACAGCCGCTGGTATTCTGGGTGCGGTATCTATCGTCATGTTTGGATTACCAAGACTATGAAAGCGGCATATATTCCTCAGTGGGGACAATATGTTTCTACCACTCCGAAAGGTGATGTAAAGGTAAAGGTGGATTTTCTGACTACTGATCAAAAGTTAAAGATTTCTGTAAGAAATACCATTTACGATGCCGATGGAAGAGTGGTGGCAAGAAGCCAGGGTAGTCAGGAACAGAAACTCAAGGTTAAGAATCCGCATCGCTGGGATATTGGAAAGGGATACCTTTATACCTTGAAAAGTGAATTAGTGGCTAATGGAAAGGTAGTTGATGAGGTTACAACTACTACTGGCTTCCGGGATGTGAGGTTTGATGCCAAGAAAGGTTTCTTCCTAAATGGAAAAAATATCAAGATCAATGGTGTCTGCGAGCATCATGATTTCGGATGTCTGGGAGCGGCCCTGAATGAGGATGCTATGCATCGTAAACTCACTATTCTCAGGGATATGGGGGTAAATGCCATCAGAAGTAGTCATAATCCTCCTGCTCCTGAACTCTTGAATATGTGTGATTCGATGGGTATTCTCGTGATGGATGAGAGCTTCGATATGTGGCGTCGTAAGAAATCAAATGGCGATTATGCACGTTTTTTTGATGAATGGCATCAACGCGATCTCTCCGATTTGGTAAAGCGTGACCGTAACCATCCGAGCATTATCATGTGGAGTATAGGCAACGAGGTGTTGGAACAATGGTCGGATGCAGCTGCTGATACGCTTACTCTGGAACAGGCCAACCTGATTCTGAATGCCGGTCATGATGCTTCTTCTCTGGCACATAGTGATGAACTGAGTGTCAATTCGCTTCTTACCCAGCATCTTGCCAGCATTGTTAAGGAGCATGATCCATGGGGCTGTCGTCCTGTAACTGCTGGTTGTAATGAGCCTGATCCGAAGAATCATCTCTTTAAGAGTGGTGCCATCGACGTCATCGGATTCAATTATCATCACCAGTGGGTCAAGGATGTGCCGAAGAATTTCCCTAACAAACCGTTCATCCTTTCAGAAAGTGTATCAGCATTGCAGACACGCGGTTATTACATGATGCCAAGTGATAGTATCTATACTGCTCCTAAAGCATGGTGGTTACCATATAGTGACCCTTCTTATAAATGTTCTGCTTATGATAATATGCATGCTTCCTGGAGTAGTACCCACGAGGAGACCTGGGATGTTGTGAAGCATAACGATTTCGTAGGAGGACAGTTTATCTGGACGGGTTTTGATTATATTGGCGAACCGACTCCGTATGCTTATCCTGCTCGCAGTAGCTATTTTGGAATTATCGATTTAGCGGGTCTTCCTAAGGATAGCTATTATATGTATCAGAGTGAGTGGACGCAGAAGAATGTTCTCCATCTTTTCCCACACTGGAATTGGATTCCGGGTCAGACGATTGATATGTGGTGTTATTACAACCATGCTGACGAGGTAGAACTTTTTGTGAATGGAAAAAGTCAGGGTATTCGTAAAAAACGGATTTTTAAGGCTGATAATGTAGGCAAGGAATACGAGAAATCTACGGAATATCATGTGGTGTGGCGAGTAAAATTTGAACCGGGAGAAGTGAAGGTCGTCGCAAGAAAGAATGGAAAGCAGGTTGCTGTTCAATCTATCCAGACTGCTGGAGCTCCTGATCATATTGTTTTGAAAAAGACCTATCAAGGCAATCTTGCATATGGTTCTTCTGAGCCAACAACTTTCGTAGAAGTAAATGTCGTGGATAAGGATGGCAATCTTTGTCCTCGTGCTGAAAATCAGATTTTCTTCTCATCTGATGCCCACATTCTTGGAACAGATAATGGATGTCAAACCTCTTTGGAGCGTTTTACCGATCCGAAGCGTAAGGCATTCTTTGGTAAATGCATCGTAGTTCTGAAAGGAAAAGGTACACTTAAAGCACAGGCGCCTGATCTGAAAGAAGCGATATTGAATTTCTAA
- a CDS encoding DUF4738 domain-containing protein gives MMNRIFPLLLAACLATGFTSCSEKKKSDVIIAPKPQAPKPKKTQQMSGYEQAREVEWLGSTYKVIVKREADNSLPLAVGDDNTKYFDNKITVRILRKDGTEFFNRTFLKTDFTGYLDKNTQQNGALLGLVYVQAEGNNLVFAGSVGSPDVTSDEYVPLVVKISRMGAVSVGKDTKLDTGSDEEDDDNTNEQQKTSSDEDEV, from the coding sequence ATGATGAATAGAATATTTCCTTTACTTTTGGCCGCATGTCTTGCCACTGGCTTCACATCATGCAGTGAAAAGAAGAAGAGTGATGTTATCATCGCTCCAAAGCCTCAGGCTCCAAAGCCAAAGAAGACTCAGCAGATGAGTGGATATGAACAGGCTCGTGAGGTTGAATGGCTGGGTTCAACCTATAAAGTTATAGTTAAGCGTGAAGCAGACAATAGTTTGCCTTTAGCAGTCGGTGATGATAATACCAAATATTTTGATAATAAGATTACGGTTAGAATTCTGCGTAAGGATGGTACTGAATTTTTTAATCGCACCTTTCTGAAGACCGATTTTACGGGATATTTAGATAAGAATACCCAGCAAAATGGGGCATTGCTTGGTTTGGTCTATGTACAGGCTGAGGGTAACAACCTGGTTTTTGCAGGAAGTGTTGGATCTCCAGATGTAACAAGTGATGAGTATGTGCCTTTGGTCGTTAAAATCTCTCGCATGGGTGCTGTTTCCGTTGGTAAAGATACCAAATTGGATACAGGTAGTGATGAAGAAGATGATGATAATACTAATGAGCAACAAAAAACCTCATCCGATGAGGATGAGGTCTAA
- a CDS encoding DUF4230 domain-containing protein gives MKKLFFLLLIAIIYTFSSCSEKKTEEKKTIIDTIPMMVMQIQKCNRLYTTEIHVHKIVTHDDQLKLKGSIFKKDFNINVPGSNRKVAIPMDATLKAYIDFNDFGAQNISRKNEKIEITLPDPKIMLTSSKIDHEGVKQFVSLTRRNFSDAELSLYEQQGREGIIKDIPNMEVIETARQNAANILIPMLIEMGFKEENIKITFRKKFSLDDLKTILDNSTIEKKTN, from the coding sequence ATGAAAAAGTTATTTTTTTTATTATTAATTGCTATCATATACACCTTTTCCTCTTGCTCAGAAAAGAAAACAGAGGAAAAGAAGACTATCATTGATACTATTCCTATGATGGTAATGCAGATACAAAAATGCAACAGACTTTACACGACAGAAATACATGTCCATAAAATAGTAACTCATGACGACCAACTGAAATTGAAAGGCTCTATATTCAAAAAAGATTTCAATATCAATGTACCAGGTTCCAACAGAAAAGTTGCAATTCCGATGGATGCTACATTAAAAGCATACATAGATTTCAATGATTTTGGGGCACAGAACATCAGCAGAAAGAATGAAAAAATAGAGATTACATTGCCAGACCCCAAAATAATGCTCACAAGCAGCAAAATAGATCATGAAGGAGTCAAGCAGTTTGTTTCTCTCACCCGACGTAACTTTAGCGATGCTGAACTCAGTCTATATGAACAGCAGGGCCGGGAAGGAATCATCAAGGACATTCCCAATATGGAAGTCATTGAAACAGCAAGACAAAATGCTGCCAACATTCTAATTCCTATGCTCATAGAAATGGGATTCAAAGAAGAAAATATAAAGATAACTTTTAGAAAGAAATTTTCTTTGGACGATCTCAAGACTATCTTGGACAATTCGACTATCGAAAAGAAAACGAACTAA
- a CDS encoding alpha-xylosidase yields MKKSILTLCALASVITSQAQLKTNNGIEYLQCQAPDMSGDFCDLANTYFLADSIAGFDTNKGEGLLNWKRYRLAPRQAFNLNGYWPVRMQMLDFPDTQYDNDPNLKIKIQKISNRSLRVTIFTSPIEPKMNDAEDPMFAPDFIAGNAGNSNNRIGKGSWNTSASAKSIVYKNESGELEIQKYPFRLILRDAQGKILTQTRHIVDNDSTQVKLLPFNFIKRGSDNSRSINPVFLLSPGERIYGCGESFTSLNKVGQKVNISVVDPQGPETDGMYKPVPFYFSNRGYGFFMHTSAPTTADFGASYIGAQRLFMGDEVMDFFIFFGEPKDILDQYTHVTGKSPMLPLWTFGTWMSRISYFSQKEGLEIAHQLRSNHIPADVIHFDTGWFGVDWQCDYEFSKDRFKDPVGMLKTLKKEGFHTCLWQLPYFTPKNRYFHELVDEGMAVRNANGTLNYEDAVLDLSNPKTISWYQDKIARLIKQGVSVIKCDFGEAAPYDGLYASGKTGFYEHNLYPLRYNQALWEAVKSNSEEQEGVIWARSAWAGSQRYPLHWGGDAATNEVGSVGMLGDLRGGLSFGLSGFSFWSHDMGGFVTKSPDDLYRRWLPFGFLSSHTRAHGAPPTEPWLISKDFTDAFRTCAEMKYQLMPYVFTQAKECSDKGLPMVRALFVEFPHDAGAWLVEDEYMFGSQILVAPLLERGHQRSVYLPAGKWIDYQNGKVYEGGYQNIAIPTAEEVAAYSEKSGLPNVSKPVPCIILVRDGSLIPQVPIAQSTSQIDWSKLTWKAFKVDAPLCTGYLYKPGSTEIEVVKR; encoded by the coding sequence ATGAAAAAATCAATTTTAACCCTATGCGCTTTGGCTTCTGTTATAACGAGTCAGGCGCAATTGAAAACTAATAATGGCATAGAGTACCTGCAATGTCAGGCTCCCGATATGTCGGGCGACTTCTGTGATTTGGCAAATACCTATTTCCTCGCTGATAGTATTGCAGGATTTGATACGAATAAAGGCGAAGGATTGCTGAACTGGAAGCGTTATCGTCTGGCTCCTCGTCAAGCTTTTAATCTGAATGGTTACTGGCCAGTTCGTATGCAGATGCTTGATTTTCCGGATACTCAGTATGATAACGATCCCAACTTGAAAATCAAAATACAGAAAATAAGTAATCGTTCCTTACGGGTTACTATTTTTACTTCACCGATAGAACCGAAAATGAACGATGCTGAAGATCCAATGTTTGCACCTGATTTTATTGCTGGAAATGCAGGCAATAGTAACAATCGTATTGGCAAAGGAAGTTGGAATACTTCTGCATCGGCAAAAAGTATCGTATATAAGAATGAAAGTGGTGAACTGGAGATACAGAAATACCCATTCCGCTTGATCTTACGAGATGCACAAGGAAAGATACTTACTCAAACCCGTCATATTGTTGATAATGACAGTACGCAAGTAAAACTTCTACCGTTCAATTTTATTAAGCGTGGAAGCGATAATTCTCGTAGTATCAATCCTGTTTTTTTGCTTTCTCCAGGTGAGCGAATCTATGGATGTGGTGAAAGTTTTACTTCCCTCAACAAGGTGGGGCAGAAGGTAAATATCTCTGTCGTAGATCCTCAAGGACCGGAAACTGATGGTATGTATAAGCCGGTTCCGTTTTATTTCTCTAATAGGGGATATGGATTTTTTATGCATACGTCTGCTCCTACAACAGCGGATTTCGGAGCAAGTTATATCGGTGCACAGCGTTTGTTCATGGGCGATGAGGTCATGGATTTCTTTATATTCTTTGGCGAACCTAAAGATATTCTGGACCAATATACGCACGTGACAGGTAAATCACCCATGTTGCCGCTTTGGACTTTCGGTACTTGGATGAGCCGCATTTCTTATTTCTCTCAGAAAGAAGGTTTGGAAATCGCTCATCAGTTAAGAAGCAACCATATACCGGCTGATGTGATTCATTTTGATACAGGTTGGTTTGGAGTAGACTGGCAGTGTGACTATGAATTTTCTAAAGATCGTTTTAAAGATCCAGTGGGTATGTTGAAAACCTTGAAAAAAGAGGGGTTCCATACTTGTCTTTGGCAGTTACCATATTTTACTCCTAAAAACCGTTATTTCCATGAATTAGTGGATGAAGGGATGGCAGTCCGTAATGCGAATGGTACCTTGAATTATGAGGATGCCGTGCTTGATCTGAGTAATCCTAAAACAATCTCTTGGTATCAAGATAAGATTGCTCGTCTTATAAAACAAGGTGTAAGTGTAATCAAGTGTGATTTTGGAGAGGCTGCTCCTTATGACGGACTTTATGCAAGCGGTAAAACTGGTTTTTATGAACATAATCTTTATCCGTTGAGATATAATCAGGCACTTTGGGAAGCCGTAAAATCTAATTCTGAAGAGCAGGAGGGTGTTATTTGGGCCCGCAGTGCATGGGCAGGAAGTCAGAGATACCCTTTGCATTGGGGTGGTGATGCTGCCACTAACGAAGTGGGAAGTGTTGGTATGTTAGGCGATCTTAGGGGTGGCTTGAGCTTTGGTTTGAGTGGTTTCTCTTTCTGGAGTCATGATATGGGCGGATTTGTTACTAAGAGTCCTGATGATCTTTATCGCCGCTGGTTGCCATTTGGATTTTTGAGTTCACATACTCGTGCACATGGTGCACCTCCTACAGAACCTTGGCTGATTAGCAAGGATTTTACTGATGCATTCCGCACATGTGCAGAAATGAAATATCAACTGATGCCGTATGTGTTTACACAGGCCAAGGAGTGTTCTGACAAAGGACTGCCTATGGTTAGAGCGCTTTTCGTAGAGTTTCCTCATGATGCTGGAGCGTGGCTTGTTGAGGACGAATATATGTTTGGCTCCCAAATCCTGGTTGCTCCGCTTTTAGAGAGAGGGCATCAGCGTTCTGTATATCTTCCTGCGGGAAAGTGGATAGATTATCAGAATGGAAAAGTTTATGAAGGTGGGTATCAGAATATCGCAATTCCTACCGCAGAAGAAGTTGCTGCATATTCAGAGAAATCTGGTCTGCCTAATGTAAGTAAGCCTGTTCCTTGTATTATTTTAGTGAGGGATGGTAGCCTGATACCGCAAGTTCCTATAGCGCAGAGTACGAGTCAAATAGACTGGTCTAAGCTTACATGGAAAGCTTTTAAGGTGGATGCTCCTCTTTGTACAGGTTATTTATATAAACCAGGAAGTACTGAAATAGAGGTAGTTAAACGCTAA